ATTGGAAATAAGGTCTGAGTTTTCTTGCCGAAGTGATGATAGCGAGGGCCATCTTTTCCAAGGTTGGGTATCTCGTTTCCGGTTCCGTCATCCGCTTGCTGgtgtagaaaataggtttctgttcgcCACGGTCTTCTCGTATTAGGACGCTGCTAACGGCCGAGGAGGTGACGGCAATGTATAAGGATAGAGTGTCCCCGACTTCGGGCTTCGACAGAACGGGAGGTGTCGTTAGGtaatgcttgagttgattgaGGGCTTCCTCGCATTTTTCGTCCCAGATGAATCTCTTATTTCCTCGCACGAGTTCATAGAACGGGAGGCACTTGTCTGTGGATCTTGAGATGAATCTGTTTAGTGCCGCAATCCTTCCGGTTAAACGCTGAACCTCGCGGGTGTTCTTTGGGCTAGGGAGATCGAGGATTGCCGttatttgttttgggtttgctTCGATGCCTCGCTGGGTGACAATGTAACCTAGGAACTCTCCAGACGTGACGCCGAAGGTGCATTTcgccgggttgagcttcatcccgTACTCGTTCAGCATTTTGAAGCAGTCTCGTAAATGGTTGAGATGGTCCTTGGCGCGAAGTGACTTGACCAGCATATCATCAATGTAAACTTCCATAGTGTTGTCGAGTTTGTCGGCAAACATTCTATTGACCAAACGCTAGTAAGTCGCTCCTGCGTTCTTTAGGCCGAAAGGCATGACCTTGTAGCAATACGTCCCTCTGTCTGTTATGAACGCCGTTTTCTTGCGATCGTCCGTATGCATCATGATTTGATTGTATCCAGAAAAAGCATCCATAAATGTTGGAGCTCGTTGCCGGCAATCGACTCCACCAAACGGTCGATATGCGGGAGAGGGTAACTGTCTTTTGGACATGCTTTGTTCAAATCCGTGAAGTCAACACAAATGCGCCatttcccgtttttctttttaacgACGACGGGGTTTGCTAGCCACTCTGGGTAACGTACTTCGGCGATGAAACCTGCATCGGGCAACCTGTCAATTTCTTCATTTACTGATTTGGACCGTTCGGGTCCGAGCTTCTGTCTCTTCTGTCGAATAGGCTTGAACATCGGATCGACGTTTAATTCATGAGATGTTATTGCGGGGTCTATACCCTTCATATCAGAAGTTACCCATGCAAAGGATGAGGCATTCTTTTGAGGAAAGAAATGATTAATGACTGCAGATCGTCGGGGAGATAAGCGCCAATGCGCACGACCTTCGATGGGTCAGCTTCATCGATGGGAACCTCGTGGACTTCTTCCTTCTGAGGGTAGATCTTATGTATTGGTTTGGTGACTGCGTTGACGAGAGAAGGTGATTGTTGTAGCTTGACTGCGGCGATAAGTAGCTCTCTCGCGGCCCGTTGGTCCCCGCGAATGGTCTGCGTCGTTCCATCTTTCCCAGGGAACTTAACGCATTGGTGATAGGTGAAGGGATTGGCTTTCATGGAGTGTAACCATGGCGTTCCGAGGATTGCGTTGTAGGGCGCCCTAGCCCGGATAACAGAGAACTTAACAGTGCGGGTTACATCATCTGCGTAAACTGGGAGACGAATTGTCCCAATCATCTGTTCCGAGGAACCATTGAATCCCGTGAGAGTGCATGAGGAGGGCTTCATGTCTAGCAGGTCGACTCCCATCTTGTCGAGCGTGTCCCGAAAGGCGCGCCATGATAGTTTCTATTGAAGCGGGTTGGAGTTGTGTCGGAGTTACGGGGAAAGACGCCAGCGTTACTTCAGCGGCTTCACGATCTTCCCCAGAGGAAGAGCCGTCGTTACTCGTCGCCATCTTGTCGACGTTACTTTGCTAATGCCCCACGGtaggcgccaactgtttgattgGGAAACGGTACGGAACGAGAGAACGTTCGGTTTTAGAGGTGGGTTtaagcaaagacgtcttattaatggtcgGAAGAGCGTTTCGTCGGCTACAAGGAAAGGAAGTGTGTGAAAGGAAAGGTACCGGAGCCTCGAAGGTTTTTCCGGAGAGATACAACAAGGCGAGATAACAaaggtaaaaccctaatctagccgcccagTGAGTATCAGTGATTTTTTGGATCCCCTTTACGTTGTCTTTCCTTCCCCTTTTATAGCTGACCACACGCTCTTCCGTGACCTAGTTTGCGTCGTCT
This region of Brassica napus cultivar Da-Ae chromosome C5, Da-Ae, whole genome shotgun sequence genomic DNA includes:
- the LOC106413369 gene encoding uncharacterized protein LOC106413369 → MGVDLLDMKPSSCTLTGFNGSSEQMIGTIRLPVYADDVTRTVKFSVIRARAPYNAILGTPWLHSMKANPFTYHQCVKFPGKDGTTQTIRGDQRAARELLIAAVKLQQSPSLVNAVTKPIHKIYPQKEEVHEVPIDEADPSKGIDPAITSHELNVDPMFKPIRQKRQKLGPERSKSVNEEIDRLPDAGFIAEVRYPEWLANPVVVKKKNGKWRICVDFTDLNKACPKDSYPLPHIDRLVESIAGNELQHLWMLFLDTIKS